One window of the Megalops cyprinoides isolate fMegCyp1 chromosome 2, fMegCyp1.pri, whole genome shotgun sequence genome contains the following:
- the fam174c gene encoding protein FAM174C, giving the protein MELPGVFIFIPLLILWTVSISHTVDTADLTTPAVVKALKPDNHTSNGVRNSTTSSNSSIFPKLNVDSSMIQRALYVLIGITIIGVLYFLVRAVRLKKTTQRNKYGLLSNSDDNMEMAPLESDEDDTTVYEAKALRR; this is encoded by the exons ATGGAACTTCCaggggtttttattttcatcccGTTGTTAATTTTGTGGACTGTCTCCATTTCACACACCGTTGACACGGCCGACTTGACAACTCCTGCTGTAGTGAAAGCGCTGAAGCCTGATAACCACACGAGTAATGGCGTTCGCAACAGCACGACGTCCAGCAACAGTAGCATTTTTCCGAAACTAAATGTGGACAGCTCAATGATACAAAGGGCCCTGTATGTGCTTATTGGGATCACAATCATTGGAGTGCTTTATTTCCTCGTAAGAGCGGTGCG GTTGAAGAAAACAACTCAGAGGAACAAGTATGGGCTGCTGTCAAATTCTGACGACAACATGGAGATGGCTCCTCTTGAGAGTGATGAGGATGACACGACTGTTTACGAAGCGAAGGCCCTGAGAAG ATGA